In one Salvelinus sp. IW2-2015 linkage group LG26, ASM291031v2, whole genome shotgun sequence genomic region, the following are encoded:
- the LOC111952853 gene encoding zinc transporter ZIP3 yields MELVVAKVLCLLGVFALMLAGILVPVRLMMQVDYEKAQNYRKALALCNSFGGGVFLATCFNALLPAVRNKVDEVLKLVNITTDYPLAETMMMLGFFLTVFVEQAVLTFKKEKPSFINLETFNXGVSEAGSDSEYDTPFISPTRGSPVGHHHGHHHGHLSPTELARAGPLRLASLVLALSAHSVFEGLALGLQEDGAKLGSLFLGVGIHETLAAVALGVSVAKAALPMRDAIKLGVTVSLMIPIGIGLGMGINSAQNLAGSIASVVLQGLAAGTFLFVTFFEILSRELEDKHDRLLKVLFLILGYGVLAGLMFIKW; encoded by the exons ATGGAGCTTGTAGTGGCCAAGGTCCTTTGCCTTCTGGGAGTGTTTGCCCTCATGTTGGCTGGGATTCTTGTCCCAGTGCGCCTGATGATGCAGGTGGACTATGAAAAAGCCCAAAACTACAGGAAGGCTCTTGCACTCTGCAATTCTTTTGGCGGTGGTGTATTTCTGGCCACTTGCTTCAATGCTCTTTTGCCAGCAGTAAGAAACAAG GTGGACGAGGTCCTTAAGCTGGTGAATATAACCACAGACTACCCCCTGGCAGAGACCATGATGATGCTGGGCTTCTTCCTCACCGTCTTTGTGGAGCAGGCAGTGCTCACCTTCAAGAAGGAGAAGCCATCTTTCATCAACCTGGAGACCTTTAACYCAGGGGTCTCCGAGGCTGGGAGTGACTCTGAGTACGACACTCCATTCATTTCTCCCACCCGGGGCTCCCCTGTGGGCCACCACCATGGGCATCACCACGGACACCTCAGCCCCACTGAGCTGGCCAGAGCTGGGCCTCTGCGYCTGGCCAGCCTGGTCCTGGCTCTCTCTGCCCATTCTGTATTCGAGGGSCTGGCCCTGGGCCTCCAGGAGGACGGGGCCAAGCTGGGAAGCCTCTTCCTGGGGGTGGGCATCCACGAGACCCTGGCCGCCGTGGCTCTGGGGGTGAGTGTGGCCAAAGCTGCTTTGCCCATGAGGGATGCCATCAAACTGGGTGTGACGGTCAGCCTCATGATACCCATTGGCATCGGACTGGGCATGGGCATCAATAGTGCCCAGAACCTGGCAGGTAGTATTGCCTCTGTGGTGCTCCAAGGCCTGGCTGCTGGTACTTTCCTCTTTGTCACCTTCTTTGAGATCCTGTCTCGSGAGCTGGAGGATAAACATGACAGACTGTTAAAGGTGCTCTTTCTCATACTGGGRTATGGGGTACTAGCAGGCCTAATGTTCATCAAGTGGTGA
- the LOC111952852 gene encoding small glutamine-rich tetratricopeptide repeat-containing protein alpha, with amino-acid sequence MTDTKRLAISIIQFLHDQLGSGSLSSDAQESLEVAVQCLETAFXVSTDDQTLSVTQTLPEIFASATHKHPDTSQVKINTATDSPTEEEVAEAERLKTDGNDQMKVEKFGAAVEFYSKAIAINPRNAVYYCNRAAAYSKLGNYAGAVQDCELAIGIDPNYSKAYGRMGLALASLNKHTEAVAYYKKALELDPENDTYKSNLKIAEQKMETPSPTGGMGGVDLAGLLSNPGFMNMASGLMNNPQVQQLMSGMMSGAYGPVGAPAAPGVGPGLGAGPESGLGAGPGLGAGPGLGAGPGLGAGPAVGVGGAGPGDISGLIQAGQQFAQQMQQQNPELIEQLRSQIHSRTPSGSNEEQP; translated from the exons ATGACAGACACAAAGCGTCTTGCCATCTCCATCATTCAGTTTCTTCATGATCAACTGGGCTCTGGGAGTCTATCTTCAGATGCTCAGGAAAGTTTAGAAG TTGCAGTCCAATGCCTGGAGACGGCCTTCGAMGTCTCGACCGATGACCAGACCCTATCTGTCACTCAAACATTACCAGAGATTTTTGCCTCTGCGACACAYAAG CATCCAGACACCTCCCAGGTGAAAATAAACACAGCCACAGATTCCCCTACTGAGGAGGAAGtagcagaggcagagagactcAAAACTGACG GCAATGATCAAATGAAGGTTGAGAAATTTGGGGCAGCTGTGGAATTCTACTCAAAGGCTATTGCCATAAACCCCCGGAATGCAGTTTACTACTGCAACAG GGCTGCTGCATACAGCAAACTAGGCAACTACGCTGGAGCAGTTCAGGACTGTGAACTTGCCATTGGGATTGACCCAAACTACAGCAAAGCATATGGAAGAATGGG GTTGGCTCTAGCCagtttaaacaaacacacagaagcTGTAGCTTATTACAAGAAAGCCCTAGAGTTGGACCCAGAGAACGACACCTACAAATCCAACCTGAAAATAGCAGAGCAGAAAATGGAGACTCCAAGCCCA acaggaggaatgggaggagttGATCTGGCTGGTTTGCTCAGTAACCCTGGTTTCATGAACATG GCATCCGGTTTGATGAACAACCCACAAGTACAGCAACT GATGTCGGGGATGATGTCAGGGGCTTACGGGCCAGTGGGAGCTCCAGCAGCGCCTGGAGTAGGGCCTGGGTTAGGAGCAGGTCCAGAGTCAGGGTTAGGAGCCGGACCAGGGTTAGGAGCCGGACCGGGGTTAGGAGCCGGACCGGGGTTAGGAGCTGGACCGGCGGTTGGAGTAGGGGGAGCTGGTCCAGGTGACATCTCTGGTCTCATCCAAGC GGGCCAACAATTTGCGCAGCAAATGCAACAGCAGAACCCAGAGCTAATTGAACAGCTGAGGAGTCAAATTCACAGCCGGACACCTAGTGGTAGCAACGAAGAACAACCTTGA